One Glycine soja cultivar W05 chromosome 2, ASM419377v2, whole genome shotgun sequence genomic region harbors:
- the LOC114369931 gene encoding beta-galactosidase 15-like has product MMGKMGSITTLLLLCLALISIAIEAIDVSYDGRAITIDGKRKILFSGSIHYPRSTAEMWPSLIEKSKEGGLDVIETYVFWNVHEPHPGQYDFSGNLDLVRFIKTIQNQGLYAVLRIGPYVCAEWNYGGFPVWLHNIPNIEFRTNNAIFEDEMKKFTTLIVDMMRHEKLFASQGGPIILAQIENEYGNIMGSYGQNGKEYVQWCAQLAQSYQIGVPWIMCQQSDAPDPLINTCNGFYCDQWHPNSNNKPKMWTEDWTGWFMHWGGPTPHRTAEDVAFAVGRFFQYGGTFQNYYMYHGGTNFGRTSGGPYITTSYDYDAPLNEYGDLNQPKWGHLKRLHEVLKSVETTLTMGSSRNIDYGNQMTATIFSYAGQSVCFLGNAHPSMDANINFQNTQYTIPAWSVSILPDCYTEVYNTAKVNAQTSIMTINNENSYALDWQWMPETHLEQMKDGKVLGSVAITAPRLLDQKVANDTSDYLWYITSVDVKQGDPILSHDLKIRVNTKGHVLHVFVNGAHIGSQYATYGKYTFTFEADIKLKLGKNEISLVSGTVGLPNYGAYFDNIHVGVTGVQLVSQNDGSEVTKDISTNVWHYKVGMHGENVKLYSPSRSTEEWFTNGLQAHKIFMWYKTTFRTPVGTDSVVLDLKGLGKGQAWVNGNNIGRYWVSYLAGEDGCSSTCDYRGTYRSNKCTTNCGNPTQRWYHVPDSFLRDGLDNTLVVFEEQGGNPFQVKIATVTIAKACAKAYEGHELELACKENQVISEIKFASFGVPEGECGSFKKGHCESSDTLSIVKRVTNLF; this is encoded by the exons CGATGGAAGGGCCATAACAATTGATGGCAAGAGAAAAATCTTATTCTCTGGCTCTATTCATTATCCACGTAGTACTGCTGAA ATGTGGCCATCTTTGATTGAGAAATCAAAAGAAGGTGGACTTGATGTCATTGAGACATATGTTTTTTGGAATGTTCATGAGCCTCACCCTGGCCAG TATGATTTTTCTGGAAATTTAGATCTTGTGAGGTTCATTAAAACCATTCAGAATCAAGGACTTTATGCCGTGCTTCGAATTGGTCCATATGTATGTGCAGAATGGAACTATGG GGGATTTCCGGTGTGGTTACATAATATACCTAACATCGAATTTAGGACAAACAATGCTATTTTTGAG GATGAGATGAAAAAATTCACTACACTCATAGTGGACATGATGCGACATGAGAAGCTCTTTGCATCACAAGGAGGACCCATTATTCTTGCTCAG ATTGAAAATGAGTATGGAAATATTATGGGCTCATATGGTCAAAATGGAAAAGAGTATGTTCAATGGTGTGCTCAACTAGCTCAATCTTATCAAATTGGTGTGCCTTGGATCATGTGTCAACAAAGTGATGCTCCAGATCCTTtg ATTAACACATGTAATGGTTTCTACTGCGACCAATGGCATCCTAATAGCAACAACAAACCTAAGATGTGGACCGAGGATTGGACTGGCTG GTTCATGCATTGGGGAGGACCAACTCCACATAGAACTGCTGAGGACGTTGCTTTTGCTGTTGGGAGATTTTTTCAATATGGTGGCACATTTCAAAATTACTATATG tACCATGGAGGTACCAATTTTGGACGAACCTCAGGAGGACCATATATCACTACCTCATATGACTATGATGCTCCTTTGAATGAATACG GTGATTTAAATCAACCTAAATGGGGACATCTGAAACGACTTCACGAGGTTTTGAAATCAGTTGAAACAACCTTAACTATGGGTTCCTCCAGAAATATTGACTACGGAAATCAGATGACG gcCACAATTTTTAGTTATGCTGGACAATCAGTTTGTTTCCTTGGAAATGCACATCCATCAATGGATGCCAATATTAACTTTCAAAACACTCAATACACTATTCCTGCATGGTCTGTGTCCATCCTTCCAGATTGTTATACTGAAGTCTACAACACTGCAAAG GTCAATGCTCAAACATCCATAATGAccattaataatgaaaattcaTATGCATTGGATTGGCAATGGATGCCTGAGACGCATTTGGAGCAAATGAAAGATGGCAAAGTTCTTGGATCTGTTGCTATAACTGCTCCTCGGCTTTTGGATCAAAAGGTGGCAAATGATACAAGTGATTACTTATGGTACATCACCAG TGTTGACGTCAAACAAGGCGACCCCATTTTGTCCCATGATCTTAAGATAAGAGTAAACACCAAAGGACATGTACTTCATGTGTTTGTTAATGGAGCACATATTG GTTCCCAATATGCTACCTATGGAAAGTACACGTTCACTTTTGAGGCAGACATCAAATTGAAACTTGGGAAAAATGAGATATCTTTAGTTAGTGGCACCGTTGGTTTACCA AACTATGGTGCCTACTTTGACAATATACACGTTGGTGTTACTGGCGTTCAATTGGTGTCACAAAATGATGGCAGTGAGGTGACCAAAGATATCTCCACAAACGTGTGGCATTATAAGGTTGGAATGCACGGTGAGAACGTGAAGCTATATTCCCCTAGCAGAAGCACTGAAGAATGGTTTACAAATGGTCTTCAAGCACATAAAATATTCATGTGGTACAAG aCTACATTCAGAACTCCCGTAGGAACTGATTCAGTTGTGCTAGATTTGAAAGGTTTGGGAAAGGGTCAAGCTTGGGTAAATGGTAACAACATTGGTAGGTATTGGGTAAGCtatcttgcaggtgaagatggTTGTAGTTCAACATGTGATTACCGTGGAACATATAGGTCAAACAAATGCACAACGAATTGTGGAAATCCCACTCAAAGATG GTACCATGTCCCAGACTCATTTCTTCGTGATGGTCTGGATAACACATTGGTGGTGTTTGAAGAGCAAGGAGGTAACCCCTTTCAAGTTAAAATTGCCACGGTAACTATTGCAAAAGCATGTGCAAAGGCCTATGAAGGACATGAATTGGAATTAGCATGCAAGGAGAACCAAGTCATATCTGAAATTAAATTTGCTAGCTTTGGTGTGCCTGAGGGTGAATGTGGATCCTTTAAGAAGGGTCATTGCGAATCTAGTGATACTTTATCTATTGTGAAACGggtaactaatttattttag